The Amphiura filiformis chromosome 15, Afil_fr2py, whole genome shotgun sequence region gtcgccgctaattagtgtattgcatttcaagttagtgtactggaaacaaaaccctggttttacctgaaaacaaatcggtttttcttgtaatagcaacatcatatggggtactagagcatgcacaaatcgtaataatgtgtagaatatagaaacactgtggtatctcatatgatagtcatggtatgcttagcctgaatcgctcggcctatctcgaacaaaatcgccatgcgtagctgttgaaaaacgagaggattcgctgtactatcacggcaatttttggacacgaagatatagggatgatgacgatgtgcattaatcatgacaaaattcagaaAACAAAAGTCactgtggaggaaatattgattttggaaGACCAACTTTATGCTCGTTTaatgagagctggtcatagtgaattacggctttctggttctgaacccacGATTTGTAATAAGACGTACTAgtattttgtataggcctacatcctATTAACTTAACTTACTACATAATACGCCTTTTCCAATTGCTTCAAGGCGCAATATCAAAAAATACTAGTGTCAGTAATGCACACCCCACATCAAACACAATGCTCGAAATAAGCCAACATCTTCCAGAGTCAATTTAGTCCTTTGGTTTGAAATCCACGTGCTTTCCTCAATGTTCACTGCCCAAACTAAAATTGCAATAAATGTTACACTGGTGCACATTTATGTCACGTTGTAAGACTAATTCAAACTTTCAACTGAACAACAAGTAATGGATTGATATTAAAGTCAGTATTAAGTCCGTCTTGCATACTTTGGTAATAAAAAGCAGCGAATCGTCGGGCCTGCCGTGAGTTCATGCGTTTTTGGCCCGAGGATCTGTCTTATTTCGAAACTGCTCAGTACTTCTTACATGTAGTCAATATAGTCATTTGTAGGCCTATCCGTGATCTTGTTTCAGATCTCGCTGATGACATTCCACAAGTGAAGAATTGTCTGGCTGAGGCATGTCGAGGTAGTCATCAGGAGCTTGTTACGTTTTGGCTAGAACGTCTGAAAGCTGCTTCTGGTCGCAAACTATCAAGCGCAGATTTTGTGGCAGAAAATGATCCTGTAATAGCGGCTTGTAAAGGTGAATTTTTATGAATTGTTGGTGTAGGCCTAAAAgctaataataatgaataaataaataaataaataaataaataaataaataaataaataatgacaaAAAGCACGCAACTTGAGCAAACAAAATACTTAACCTTTCCTTACTAATAGAATCTGTAACCTAATAGAATCGGTATACCTTATGTGATAAGTTTTGTTCTACTAAGAAACACTTTTCCTCCATATCGGTTGatcaaatacaaacaaaaatatgcTGATTCCTTTTATGTTGATTCCAACAGGTGAACACCCTGAACAGGTTGCACATCAACTCCTTACAGAAGAAACAAAGGACGTATTCTTTATCAATGAAGAAACAGTCAGTCATGCTGGTGATAAATTGGCTCTTTTTCTTGACGCATgggtggaggaggaggaggaagattaTGAAAGGAGTGGCGAGAAAAAGGTGAGACATCCGCAGATTAAATTTGTTTACCTGTTATTTTAACATCGCCACTTTTGATTAAAATATTCTCACTGATTGAACGCGTCGTGCGTATTTAATTGCATTTAGATCAGGATATAGAAACACTATGAAGATATCCAAAATAGGCATTTCCGCCCAAATTGCTTGAACCATGATATTGAGTAACGCTTGCtcttataaaatacaaaaaattacatattataaatattgatCTGGAGTCAAAgatctatttttttaattttactgaTTTATCATAATATGGACTGAAATTTGTCAACAGTTTTACCAAATGTGCGGATATCTTTGactataaaacaaattttaagacTTATTTGAAAAAGAAATGAGCGAGTCTTAATTAGAATTCTGTTTCTAGATTCAAGTATTTTGTCATGTTGATTATCCAAAAGAGAAGGTGTAACTACTGAagagtggatttttttttcttaggtttttgttgtaattttcttCAGATTCCAAAGTTAATATTACATTCCTTTGTTATTTTGAAAGATATGatgaaattaaagtttaaaaaatctcacCAAACGCGATCCTGCGTTGTACACGCGGTGTATCCTTTTAAGCATTTGCAAAAGATGGCTTTTATTAATAACATTAACGTAATTTCTGTATGTGAACTTCGCTGTAAAttaatggtggtggtggtggtgtaaaGGGGTATTGTGGAAGTGTGTTTGCAGTGGTGGGTATCAAGATGGGTGTGAATATAACGGCGAATAACATTTCGCATTTTCAACGTGTTTCATATTTCTTACCGTATGGCGATTTCCCCTCCAGATCCTAGTCGCAAAATGGAGCAAAAAACATCTTCATATCTTCTCATCAACATGGTTGGAATTGCCTAAATACGAAGACACTCTAACGAGCATAGATTTGTCGCATAATTCACTGACAACAATCCCTGGTCTACTGTTATGGGGATTGCCCTGGTTGCAAAAACTGGTATTATCAAACAACAAGATCGATAGTCTGCCAACATTGGGAAGCAGTCGACATCTTCAAGAATCAAGGTAAGCTGACATAATTAAATGTGTGTCAATTGATCCAAGTTCCTGCGATGTgtttgttcattaaacatttccAGTACATGGTCTTCTTTAAATCCAGAGTTTGAATTATATTTTACCGTTTTTTCCTTGTTTAAAACGGTCATTGAGCAAGGAGAAATTCATTCTTCATCTTCATTCACACATTCATAATAATCCCTTTTATTCGTGAAACAAATTGGTGCTATTTTCCTCCAAAAATAACCCTTTCCCCTGTCACAAAATATCGATCGATCTCTAAATCATTAATATTACCGGTCAACACGATTACTTGATCGCAAGTATGTTATCTGTAATTTGAAAAAAAGCTCAGTTTTGAACTCTATTTTTATACACTCGACAACCCGGTACACACGTGTTCTCAACGTCCTGTTTTATATTCAATTTACCTTCAGCTGCATTGTTAATATCATCGGTATTCTTTGTTTTTACACAGATTAAAGTTTCTGACGTTATCCACCAACATGTTGAAGACAGTCCCGTCTGAGATTTTCATGTTTACTAGATTGGAAACACTATCTCTGGCTCATAATCATATTGACAAAATAGAACTAGCAAACATCGAAGTCAGGGAAGCGTCACAAAGTAAGTTGtaccacattttatgttatccACCATTGATAAATTCATgcaaaaattactattttcaTTTCAGGATGGCTTTAAAATCCTATCGCCGGTCGACCACCGGCGGTTGGATTTGAAGCCTTCCCTTACACTATTACACTGAGCATTGAAATGCTCTACAAACCTAATTAGAATCTACAGTAAAAACAATCCCGGGTATTAAAATAAACGTATGTCTTCATCCTACCAAATACTGATCATTCTTCTTGTATTGACTTTGACTAAGGCACATTGGAAGCAGCTTGGAGATGTTCAAGTTTGAAGCAGCTGGATCTATCCCACAACAGACTCCAAACCATTCCTAATGGTATTCAAGCCGCCACACAGCTAACAAAATTATACATAGCATCCAACAAGTTGAAGGATTTACCACAATCATGGTGTTGTCCGCTGGTAAATATTGTTATCTTAATATACAGTTGATTTGTACTAAAAGTGTTAACATAACAGTTTAATACCATGGTAAATCAGAGATattttgtctcatatccctggtataATACATATTCAGCTGTCCAGTACCTTTTGTTTGATCCCATTCCGTGGTGTCGTTCGTCAGATATGCTGTTTTGTATGAAATTAtccattttgtgccactttgggcATGATATTTGTTAGGACCAATTAGTCCAGTTATACCAGGGTTTAATGTGCATTCCCCAGGACTCTACCACAAGAATGCAGGCTATAACAAGATGGTATTATGAACaggtactttgaagtgagtacaAATATCTTTTATTAACATTTAAAACAATGACACTCCATTAAATATATCATGTTGTATATAAgaacttttgtattttatttcttaaaattggtcaaaatatGGGACCAGATTTGGAGTTTTAAAAACTGGAAAATGTTAACAAGTTGTATTATTTTGTTGCAGGAGAAACTGAAAGCAAGCAACAACTCTATCACAAATGTCCCCGATATACATCTACACTGGCTGAAATCACTCAAGTTTTTAGATCTGAGCACAAATAAATTGACTGCCATACCACTGCCAATCTGTCGGTTATCTGGTCTTCAAGACCTGAATCTTAGCCATAATCAGATCCAAGCACTGCCAGCGCCGATGGAATGGTGCACCTTACGCCTTAGTATTCTGGACCTTTCTCACAATCAGTTGTTTCACGGGGACCTAGATCAATACTTGGATTCCGCTTTGAACACGTAAGTTTATATTAGTAAtaacaatataacatgtataaagaaATAAGGAAAGATGTAGAACGAGAAAGCAAGAAGCAGAAGAAGGAGCGAGGGGGGGGAGAAATAGTAGTAAAACAAAAGAAGAAATTAAGAAGACGTGTGAATGAGAAGAACAGAAGAAAACAAAGAAGAGAAGAATATTTGCAGACAGGTGATTAGACGGGAAACCAAATAGAAGACGTGGAATCAGCGTAAAAGACGCTCCTTCTACGctgaccaaaaacattttatatttgagATACTACTGTTGAAAATTTACTTTTACAACTTCATAGATAtacttttttatcatcagatcAAACTCTCTTCGATCAGCATTTACAAGGACGCTAAAGAAGCTGGCTGGGGATAGAAATATGGATATGCGTATGCACTGCGATCCAAATCCAACTTCGATGTTTTATGTAGATCAAAATCAACCAGAAGACAAGAAACTACTGCTTGAATTCCCAAAGATGTTTGCTGATTGTTTGCACACCCTTAACCTGAATCACAACAAGTTACATGCTGTACCAGATGATATTTGCGATATGAGCGCATTGCGTGTGCTAGATCTTCAAGGGTATgtatgaccccgtttacacagagactGAAGTCCACTTTGAACTAGACTTCATTTGTGTGTGAACAAGGTCGCCGCGTTTTGAACTCGACTGCAGAAGTCGACTTCAAATGATGACCTGGAGCAACATTTGTCGAATTCAAAATTCAAAGTCGACTTCAAACtcgacttttgcagtgtaaacaaACACGTGATTAGAAGTCGAGTTCATGATGGTTTTGTGAAGCATGAGCAAGTGATTGCATAATAGTcgaattcacaatttgttttgaagtcgactaccgtGTAAACAAACACCCCGTCAGgaattaatttatgctaattCGATGTCGCAAATGAAgtcgacttctctctgtgtaaacggaGTCTATCACTAATTGTTTTAAGtcaaatcattttaaaatgatttgaGTTAAGTGGACTTCTGAAGTCGAGTTCTAAAAGCAGCGACCCAAcaaatgaagtcgagttcaaattcGACTGAAGTCGACTCCAGGCTTTGTGTAAACGAGGTCTATATTTGTTTCTGTGTTTACGTAAAGAACTGATTTTAAACATAACATTACATTTTGTCAATGTGTTGATTAAAGGTTTCTTCCTGAACGGGTTTGTTCTAAAATAATGACATCATAAAGCTACAACCATAAACACTGATGCAACATCATTTTTTGGCTTTCATAGTCAGATATGCGACGACTGGCGGCGCTGCGAATGTCCGATGCCAAAATCTTACGCCTGTTTTTATTATCCTATATACAGAAACCCAGACTTGACTCAACTGCCTGCAAAACTTTCAACTCTGAGGGATCTGTACAGCATAAAAGTAGATCAGAATCAAATAAAAGATCCGCCTGAAATCGACCAAATTCTCACCAACGGGATAAAACCCTCACAGAATATAAAGCGTGTGCTACGGGAAAGGTTACACGATAGTCAACCTTACAGAGGCGTGAAGTTGATGATAGTCGGCCCACAGGTAAGACCAGTGTATTGCATAAAATCGTGGAACCTAAACATTCCATCATTTCAGTAACATTTAGAAACATGTAAATATGACAGgtgtattgaatattatgttttaCATAAGCTGCCAATTGCACATTCAATGGAAAAACTGTAAACTGTAAATTGATTCCATATTACAGTGGAGCGTTGGGAAAAGACTAAAGAACAGTGAACCTCGACCATTGTCCGAAGGTAACAAGATAGCACCTgtataaaaataaagttactCCAAATGGATTTGGAATGGATTATACAGAATCAAACACGTGAATTGGTCCATATTAAAGACGCAATTAATTGTATTCATGGACGAAGGAGATAACAGACCGCGTTCAAGCAGTCAAAGTATCAGCATTACCCGATAATGAAGACCGATTGtttcatgaaatgcgacaggcaaaactgctacgtaCTTACCacgtatttttacggtctatcgcgtaatcgcgaaggcacgcaacgctctatcacgtatacgcgaaggcacgcaacgctggcgtgattgttagacacggcacgatcgaacaatcggccctcatgaatatgcgagaattcacagcatacaatgcacggggactttggctgttgaagcatggtctgtagtagtctgtgcgtGTATTACTCCGAGCCCTATAAGCTCATATGATTTTATGTAGTTTGActaataatattgtttgtaaGTTTCATGAGTTCAAATATTGTAATTTTTCCCATTTAGAAAAGCGGAAAAACATCGTTGATGACACAACTGTGTCATTGTGAGTGGCCTATTGAAGACCGTGGTGTAAATGTTCAGAAATGGCAACCTAGTTTTCAAAGAACACTCAGGAGAACTTCAGTACTGCAGGTAGGtatacaaacaaacacacaatcaaaCACAAACAGGTGTGAAAATCGACGATATATTCAGGTACCCTATCAATGTCAAAAATAATGTATTCAAACATAAGGGCAAATATAATTATGGATTAATTAAATTCGAGTATTTTGTCTAGCAAGCTGTATTTATACCCCATGTTCTAAAAAGGAAACCACAAAAACCCCTATAGGATCTTacaggggcaaaaattaaacatgttccAAATAAATTCTCTAAAAAAACATTGTTTGCCTGGGCCTAAGGATCGCCACACAAATGTAACACATGGTTGCGTAGGACATGTAGTTACTAAGTTctgaggctcaacaggtccaatGTCAATGTGCATGTTGTACAGGGGCGTAatattaaagttgctccgattttcgtaaaaatgagGACAAATTGTTCCTCAACTTCatgggattcaggaaaagaatagtttctaCTATATGCAATGTGAAATTCAGacgatgataaataaatgaatacaaagGCCATTTAATCCTACAGATATTttaactctttgctgtgtaaGATACTTACCACACAtcgtagatagtgcaaactattctttttctgaaacctctagcCTAGACGAACAATTTGGAACATTCTTACGACAATTGgagaaattttgacttttgacccatgtacaacaagcaaatcgaccttaGACCTTTCATGCCCATACCTTCTTAACTATAGGTAGTACGCGCACAAACTtgacatttctgggatccgtagGACCAGGCAAAtaatatgacatttttgaaagtgttattgggaTACAATTCGTTTTTGCCCCTTTATGATTCTGTGGGGCCATTTTGGGGGTCTTGTGAGGGTATCTGTCTCAAAATACTACTTGGCAGACAACGGATTTGAGTGCAGCGTACCCGATTTAACAAAAATAGgctggttgccagcttttacgcaaacttgccgattGGAACGCGAATttcccaaaatagaaccagtctataatAATATAAGCTTGTTTCCAATGGGCCCTAATGAACAAAGATACAATGATAAAAATCCATAAAGTAACATACAATAAAAACATACGACCTAaaaaagcttaaataaaattgcgccaaatataattatttttaaacgttttcagtGTTTTGTTGCGGTTGATAAATGGTGGTCTTGTAAATAATGTTAAATGGATTAGTTCACTAacttgttttaaattgttttaaaaatatatgtttatttcagcattatttgacattattatccattttgaaaaattgcagATGAATCAAGAGGAGATCAACTTTGAATTATGGGATCTGAAAGGTGGTGATAACTATGCGTTAGTGCATCAGACGCTCTTTACGTCACGCACCTTGTATTTGTTGGTTTGGGATATGTCAGAAAAGAATCGGGAATCGAGAAAATCAGACCATGGATACTGAACATAAAGGTATGATAAATAATGACTTATCTTTTCGAATTTAACCTAGTAGTTTTAGACATAGGTTACTATTCATTACCAGAAACGATTATatatatgaaagaaaaagttaTATGTGATCGGAACGGCAATGTATTTATCCTGTATtgtattttatgatattttgacGCGCAATGCTGAGATTATAATCATACCAAAGATggtttacaacatttttaattaaaactctTTCAAAAGACGTTCACTAAGTAGTTTCTTTTCATCTTCGGAGTCATTATATTAGTAACGAGGTCAGCCCGCCTTTTTGCCTTTGTTctgcatgaaaatgtttttaaaatcccTTTTTAGTCCAGAGCACCTCAAAGCTGTGTCATAGCTGTTGGAACTCACGCGGACTTGCTACCGAAATCAGAACGCGAACTCATCATTAGCAGTTTGTCTCAGACACTTCACCAATTGTATCCTGAAGTAGCTGAGACAGTAGTCATGGAGGCGGGGGCACACCAGCACAGTACAGGAATATCGGAGCTACAGAAGACAATATACAACCGAGCTTCTACTATGAAATATCGTGATGTGCGCCCAATTGAACAAAATGGACTGCTAGTCGGAAGAATGGTAATGTAACGATGTATTAAAGATTGTGCATAGTAATTGTGCGTAAAAGAACGATACACTTCGAAACGAACATGAGGTAACCCTCTAAATGGGTATTCAATAATGTGCGCTTTTTTTGGTATCCGAGCTTGGTTGTCAATTCATGATATTCATTATTAATACCTGACCTACCTGACCTTCCTATCCAGCCTTCGGGTACTAGGCATATAGAAAAACAATATTCTAaagtgaaatgaaataaaatgactaCCGCCAATCCGAGATATAAGGACGAGGGTTACGTTTTAGTCTTAGGATTAGAGAATAGGATTAGGATTAAGAACATTGAGAGATATGTTTACTGTTGGGCTGCCTATTCTAAAAGTTTCCTCCAAATAGCCATTGATAAATATTCATTTTCAATGTCTTCACCATTATAGTTTCATATTTCCTTTCTTTAAATAATCTACTATCCTAAAACATTGATCTCTTATCATATTCACATGTTGCAGGTGCCACAATCGTACACTGTTTTGAAAGATATTTTGAAGATCCACCTTACCCAGATGAATGCCTCAAAGCCAATGAAACCACCAATCATGACAGAAGCCGAATTAACCAACCATTTCCATACAATACCAGGAAGTCATCTCAAAAGGTCAGAGGAGGCGGATGCaggtattcatcattttgtatatTGCATATTAGTAGTCTACTATGTACCTCATTGTGCGCGGTTTAGAGTGGTGTATGATAGATGGCTCCAAATGGGGGGGTCTAAAACCTGTGATTTCGTCAGACATGTGCTGCTCGTCCTCGTTTGACTAGCAAAGCTATAAGATTATATATTTGTTGGTGTATTATAATAGTTCTAATAAAACACCTATTGGCGTTGATATTTCTGATTCTTATTATTTTAATACAGTAGTGTATTTGGCGATGTAGCATTTAGCCAAATTGATCACGTAATCGGTATTTTGCACACTAACCCCTCTAAAGCATAACATCATGTCTTAAATGTGCTAGAAGATATAGCTACAATACAATGTAACATTATCACTTTGTTTACCACGACATCAAAGTAGGCGTGAGCACCAATCTTATAAATTATTAGTGAAGAGCTACAAGAAAGTAACCTTTTTACAGACATTTGACAATGCAATTTTGTAACAATGCTTATGTGCACCACCAACCTTTCATTTCAGCTGTGCGTTTCCTTAGAGACACCGGTAGTCTAATTCATGTCAATGACCACACATATCAACTgaccaatctttattttctggATCCGTCCTGGCTCTGTGATGTACTCTTGGCTGTTGTAACATTCCGACATCAAGGTCGCTATATTCAGGATGGCATGGTGCTCAAACGAGACTTAAAGAAACTGTGTGTCGAAAGTGGATTTGGTGAAAATAGATTTGAAGAATATCTCCAATTACTTGGAAGGTTTGAGATTGCCTTTGCCGTGACATCAAACAGGTATAGTCTTGTTAAAATGTATATGTCTTGAATCATATATTTCTTGGATTAGTTGTACTTCGAATCAGGccatcatgtttgttttaaacaaattgtCTCGACTTGCCTTAACTTAACAAATTGTCTCAACTTGCCTCAACTATTTGCAATTGTTAGATAAAGAAGCTCAGCGGGCCGAGAATAGTCCAAATCATTATTAGAGATATTGCGATGTTACATACGTGGTGCGTGGCCCGTGCGTTTATATGACGTTGAAACGGCGTTATATTGCTAGTCttggttccaaactggattgtgctcatcattcgtcacgaaggagaacaaggcgattggaacaaagactaacatctgatCTGGTAAATACTGGTCAATAGAGGGCAGTGTGATTGAAAATTTAATGGTTACCGAGCCATCTGCCTAATTCAATACAGCATGCTTTTAAgttttgactaaaaaccaaggttaacatgctgcttaaacttaatcgGAGTTTTGTTTCCCCAAATATCATAGTTGGCAAAaagcatatattttggtagattatggaccactacatccatatatcatgactttactttcaaaataagACTTTTTGTGGTGACAATAGGCGCGTCGACATGCTgtaaaaatcagcatatttcaacacAACCCGTGCGTTTTATACAATGTTGATGTCCAacatgtgaaatcgcaatgtcattttttatacggaaagtatcacacacatttcaatggacgatctctgcgtatgaatatcgCGTATAAATgaagtccatttttaacacatcgctgtagctttattataatgatttgttacaaacaaaaaggatcataataataattagactttccttcgtatgttcattaacCTTgattgtctttaacatattgtgaaatagaCAAAATTTGTGCATTTTTAACGATGTCTTCACGTTTATTTTgaacgtgcaaaatcttcaaaactggctaaatacgcgacTTCGCTtcaatacaggagagtggttttgaatatatCAACAGGCTTACGAACACGGCGTTTGGAattgcaatctctctattgtGTGTTTGTTATGTGTCTCACAGGTACCTTATTCCGTCTTTGCTACCCACACGTCCTCCAGTAATACAGCAAACACATACTCGTGTCTACAACAAGATCCAACGATTATACAAGATGTCCTACATTCCACCAGGTTTCTGGAGCAGACTGGTATCTAGGCTTATGGTCAGTATCAAACAAATGGAAGAAGAAGATGGACTGCTGCACCGGCTGTCATCCGTTAAGCGATTCAGGTTTGTGTTTTAACACCTTTCTCTATTGTTTTCTTTACGTCGTCATAGTCATAATGACGAATACCAGTTTcatacataggcgtagatcccggacaatattttgtcaggggggggtccatacaatcatcccccccaatgttgaggcctgaatgtgggtttctgaccaaattaaccttaaatttggccattttagctccaaaagtgcaaatttgtgtgcgcttcgcgcgaattgattacacttttgcaccatatttcatcaatttagcttcaaaatggcaaatttttcgcgcgcttcgcgcccatttgtacagtaaacttattctgtcgccaaaaagtgctggattcaatatacttcaaaatattttttccaacCACATCccaccaatgtcaaaaagaaatctacgccactggtttccTATAACTCTGTGAAGAACTTTGAAAACTGTAAAAAAAGGCGATAACAAAGCCTTCAGTATTCATTATAATACAAAATGATCGGTTTTTACTTATATCGGATTCGTCAGTTTAAAATTTCATCACATAGCGTTTCCTCTTATCCACATTTCTTGATGTCAAAATGCACACGGTACTACTATCATCACCGAAATGTGAAAAGAAATTGTTTTT contains the following coding sequences:
- the LOC140171678 gene encoding leucine-rich repeat serine/threonine-protein kinase 1-like — encoded protein: MLKTVPSEIFMFTRLETLSLAHNHIDKIELANIEVREASQSTLEAAWRCSSLKQLDLSHNRLQTIPNGIQAATQLTKLYIASNKLKDLPQSWCCPLEKLKASNNSITNVPDIHLHWLKSLKFLDLSTNKLTAIPLPICRLSGLQDLNLSHNQIQALPAPMEWCTLRLSILDLSHNQLFHGDLDQYLDSALNTSNSLRSAFTRTLKKLAGDRNMDMRMHCDPNPTSMFYVDQNQPEDKKLLLEFPKMFADCLHTLNLNHNKLHAVPDDICDMSALRVLDLQGNPDLTQLPAKLSTLRDLYSIKVDQNQIKDPPEIDQILTNGIKPSQNIKRVLRERLHDSQPYRGVKLMIVGPQKSGKTSLMTQLCHCEWPIEDRGVNVQKWQPSFQRTLRRTSVLQMNQEEINFELWDLKGGDNYALVHQTLFTSRTLYLLVWDMSEKNRESRKSDHGY